Proteins from a single region of Runella sp. SP2:
- a CDS encoding rhodanese-like domain-containing protein codes for MDITVEELKQRIESGEEINLIDVREDYEYEADNIGGLLIPLGDLPHRLSEIDHLKEQEVLVHCRSGKRSETAQRFMQSQGFTNVRNVIGGILAYNELD; via the coding sequence ATGGATATTACAGTAGAAGAACTAAAACAACGCATCGAAAGCGGCGAAGAAATCAACCTCATTGATGTCCGCGAAGATTACGAATACGAAGCCGATAACATTGGAGGCTTGTTGATTCCATTGGGAGACCTTCCGCATCGCCTCTCAGAAATCGACCACCTCAAGGAGCAAGAGGTATTGGTACACTGCCGCTCAGGCAAGCGTAGCGAAACCGCCCAACGTTTTATGCAAAGCCAAGGCTTTACGAATGTTCGTAACGTCATTGGTGGCATTCTTGCTTACAACGAACTTGACTAA